AAGCAGCCCTTGGCAGCTTGACCATTCCGCATTACTTGTTTGCGATGCTGCAGATTGTTTATGCAGCGATCACCGTTGCCATCATTTCAGGCGGTATTGCCGGCAGAATTTCTTTTAAAGCATGGGTCGTTTTCGCAGCAGTGTGGCCGACTCTTATTTACGCACCGATGGCTCACTGGGTTTGGGGCGGCGGCTGGCTGTTTCAAATGGGAGAGCTTGACTTTGCCGGCGGGACGGTCGTTCATATTTTGTCAGGTGTCGGAGCGCTTGTAGCGGCGTTGATGATTGGTCCAAGACGGGGGTATTTAGAAGAGGAGCAGCGTCCGCATAACATCGTATTGTTCTTGTTTGGTGCTGCGACACTGTGGTTCGGCTGGTTTGGCTTTAATGGAGGCAGCGCTCTTGCATCAGGCGGCATTACATCACTTGCTTTTATCACGACACATACTGCAGGAGCAGCAGCCGGTCTTAGCTGGCTGATCATCGAATGGTCGCTGCGCAAGCGTCCGACGTTAATTGGAACAGCAACAGGGGCCATTGCCGGGCTGGTTGCCATCACGCCTGGAGCAGGATTTGTTACGGTTCCTTCCGCTTTAATCATTGGCTTGCTGGCAGCACCTGTTTGTTATTTCAGCATTCACTTTTTAAAGGCCCGTTTAAAATATGATGACACACTGGATGCATTTGGCGTACATGGTATGGCAGGGATCTGGGGGGCTATTGCCACTGGGCTTTTTGCAACCAAGTCAGTGAACCCGGCGGGCAATAACGGTTTGTTTTACGGAAATCCGGAGCAGCTTCTTCACCAGCTGACGGGGGTGGGCACGGCCGTACTTTTATCTGGCATTGGCACGTTTGTGATCTTAAAGGTAATGGGTATGTTTATGCAGCTTCGTGTAAGCGAAGAAGAAGAAATGATGGGGCTTGATTTAAGCTTCCATGAAGAACCTGCGTATAACAACGAGAACCTAGAAAAAGTGGAAGAACATAAAAATATCTCAGGTATGTGAAGAAAGATGTACTCTATAGGGTACGATTCCAGCTTGCAGCTACTCTTCAACTTGAGGAGTGCCTGCGGGCTTTTTTTGTGCTATCTATTGTAAATATCTGGACAAAATGCTGAACCTAAACCGTATTTTCACTTTAAAGGTCTGTTAGTGGAAAGAATACTTTTTAGGTTATCCACCGAAATGCCAACGTGAATTTACGAAGAAAATATTTTGTATGATCCTTCATATGTACAGGCACTCATAAAATTTCTTTATAAAGAAATGCAAAGAAATCCTTTTTTTAAACAAACGCCCATACCAGCTGTCATCCACTTGAATACAGTAAGGAGAAAGTCAAATGGATGGAGGGTTTAATGTTGGAAGATCAAAATGTATATCCGGAAGAATTTTTCTCTCATGAACAGGGCGAGTTTGATGAAGCACTAGAGGTACAGCAGCCGTATCACTACTATCCAAGACCACGGCAGCCGCGTTACCCGTACTATCCATTGTTCCCTTTGTTTCCATTTTATCCGTATTACCCGTACCCTCGTTATCCGCGCTATCCGCGCTACCCGCGTTACCCTCAGTACCCTGGATACGGCGGCGGATATGGTTACGGTGGAGGACAGTCAGGTGGATATTCTGGCGGCGGATATGGCTACGGTGGAGGGCAGTCAGGTGGGTATACTGGCGGCGGAGATGACTATGATAGAGGGCAGGACAGCTAAAAATACTGTATGTAAAGTAAATTAGAAAATGAGCAAGCATCCATGAAGAAATTCATGGATGCTTTTGTTGTGTTAAATGTCTGTTTTTCTATAAAGGAAAATGAATAAAGTTATTTACCGAATGCTTTTTTCGGCGATTCGCTACAGAGGGGGTCATATAGAGATGTTTCATCATACAGGCATAACCGAGATTGTATACCGAGTTAATGCAGGTGAAGATACATTTCCAAGCGGGAATTTAAAAAAAACGAATAAGTGCTAATCGTGTTTGTAAAAATAACTTAAAGGCAGGTGAGGCGAAATGAACTTAACGGAAAAGCAAAAGGCGTTCATCAGTCATTATTATGCCACCTTAGGTGAAAAAAGCGAGATTGCAACCGTTGAACAAATGGTTGAAGTATTCGTTGTTCTGTACTTAGAAGCGAATGATAATTATGAAAGAGAAAAAGCGGCGTATTCTATTTTGATGATCCATCCTAAGGAAAAGCTGACCGCCTTCGAAGAACTGATCGACGTTCAGGAGTTATACAAGTATGCTGCAGCTAAGCAAAAGAGAGTGAAGAATGGAGCAAAAGAGGCGCAGGAGAGAAGGCACCGGGAGCGGGGCGATTTTTCTTTGACAGATTCCGAGTGGGAGAAAGCCGTCCATCATTTCGGCAATGAATGTGCGTATTGTGGAAAAAGAAATAAATTAACCTTTGAACACGTTGTTCCGTTTTCAAAAGGCGGCAGTTTTGACAAGAAAAATATTATTCCGGCTTGTACCGTATGCAATTCCAGTAAAAACGATATGGACTTTTCTGTTTGGTATCGAAATCAGCTGTTTTACGATGAAATAAGAGAGCAAAGAGTCATAGCATATTTAAATCAGGTAAATGAGCTAAGTTCTTCGTTGAGCAGTTAATTGAATAATTATAGAGAGAGCTGCTTAGAGTTCTCTTTTTTTCATTTGTGTAAAACGTATCCCTGCTAAATGAGGGGTAGGCTTTATGTGAGTTTATATTAAAGACATTGCAACAATGGTGTGACGACTAACCCGATCGTTACGGGCGCCAGATTTCTTCTCGCGAGCTCCAACAGGTCAACACCGCAGATAGCAGCTGCAGAGATCAGCGCCCATGACAACAGTGTGCCGCCGCCGACCCATATACTGCTTACAGAATATGAAGTGAATGAAGCTCATCTGGAGCGCCAGTGGACACATAAATGGATTATGTTTTATGTATCGGACCAGTTAACTGAAAGTGTGATGTGTGAGCGTTGCGGTGAACGAGAAGATAATATTAGAGCATTCTTTTCGGACAAAGAAATGGGAAAGGACGAGCAGCGGCTGTGCTGGAGCTGTTATGAAGAAATGACAGCAGTTAAATCTGACTGGTCGTTTAGTGAATGGTATATGTATACGCAAGAAGAACAGTGGTCAGTAAACAGCAAGCTAACAGGAGAATTAAAAGAGGGATATGAAGCTTACTGCAAAGGTGAAGGAGTTGTTCCTTACTGGAATGATAGAGTACTGCAGGAAGAGAAAGACGAGCAGGACGGATGCTTAACCGATACGGGAGGGTTTCTCTTCCTTAACAGTATACCGAAACTATTAATTGATCAAACAAAAAAGGAGACATTGCTGGTCTCCTATAAATTAAGATTAATCCCATTCTTCGGGTTCGTGAATGATCTCTATTATTTGTTTCATTGTATTTATTTTTTGCTTGAAATCGAAGGTATTGCTATGAGTTTCGAAAGTGTCTTTCTCGATTGAAAAAGTTACGACGGCTTCATTTTCGTGATCTAAAACAGCGAATTTATTGTTGTTATCTTGACTTGCATATAATGAATACGATTCGTGGATTACAAGTGTCCACCCATATGGTAACGAAACTTTTTTTGTTGTCATTGTTTCTCTCCTGAAATTTAAAAATTTATTGATGCACAAAGCGACTAAAAGGGGAAAAGCGACAAAGCTTACTAGACTCAATAAAATATTAGTCTCATTAAAGGCATAACGGAACAATCCATAATACAAAGGACCAATTGTCACAATAAGAACAACAGTGATAAAAATGCTTCTGAGAGGTTGAGGCATATCATCAAGCGTATCATCACCACTGTAATATTTACTATTAAAGCTAAAAATGACATCCCAGAGCAAAGCACCGACGAATACAAACTTCCATACTAACGGAGTGAGAATTTGATCGTCTGTTACATACCCAAATAAGCCAATCCAAGTAATGACGGAAATCACAAAATCAATTTTAGCAGCTGTAGTCTTATAACTACCTTTAACAAGAAATCCAAGGGAAGAAACAGCTAAGATCCCTAAGTAGATTATCCAAAAAATTTGCAGCATTATTCAAATCCCTTTTCTTAAGATTAAACCAATTATACAAAATCTAAAATCAAATGGAAGTGTGTTGTCGAATTAATAGAAATTATTTACTAGAAAAGTGTAAGTTGCTAAACAGTACGTCTAAAAAATTGAATAAAAGGGGTCATAGTCTTGATATAAGGGGGAGGATGGGAAAGTTCTGTAGAAAAAGGAAGAAAATCGAGATGGTGATGTTTAATTAATAAGGAGGGACCTTCCCTCCTTAACATTTTACTTGCTGGTCAATCTGCCATCTACAAAAGTGAATTTTACACCTTTTAAATGGGGCTCTGCATCTAGCCAGTAGAACTGAGTTTTTCTTACTTGTCTAACTTTGTATGGATCTGGACCAACAACTAATTCACCTTCTGAACCGATAATTTCGACGATCTCCGGATATGTCATTCCACGTTCAATTTGATCGTATTTTTCTTGTATGAGGGTGCCTTCCGAATCTTTCTCAGAAGTTTCAGTTGGTTCCTCAACGCTTTGAGTAGATGAAGTATCTATATTCCTCTTTCGGCTGATCACAGGCGGTAAGAGATAAGGTTAAAAATAACAGAGTAAAAGAAATTTTAAGATGCATTTGTTTGTGAAACGTCCTTTCATCGAGATGTAATAACCTATTTTTTACAGTCCTTTATACATTACCCATACAGA
The genomic region above belongs to Domibacillus sp. DTU_2020_1001157_1_SI_ALB_TIR_016 and contains:
- a CDS encoding HNH endonuclease, with amino-acid sequence MNLTEKQKAFISHYYATLGEKSEIATVEQMVEVFVVLYLEANDNYEREKAAYSILMIHPKEKLTAFEELIDVQELYKYAAAKQKRVKNGAKEAQERRHRERGDFSLTDSEWEKAVHHFGNECAYCGKRNKLTFEHVVPFSKGGSFDKKNIIPACTVCNSSKNDMDFSVWYRNQLFYDEIREQRVIAYLNQVNELSSSLSS
- a CDS encoding ammonium transporter, which encodes MDTGDTTWVLIATALVLFMHVPGLALFYGGLVSERNVVSTMMHSFVSLLIVSIVWVLWGYTLSYGTDLGGGLIGGLDYLGFKDVGGEAALGSLTIPHYLFAMLQIVYAAITVAIISGGIAGRISFKAWVVFAAVWPTLIYAPMAHWVWGGGWLFQMGELDFAGGTVVHILSGVGALVAALMIGPRRGYLEEEQRPHNIVLFLFGAATLWFGWFGFNGGSALASGGITSLAFITTHTAGAAAGLSWLIIEWSLRKRPTLIGTATGAIAGLVAITPGAGFVTVPSALIIGLLAAPVCYFSIHFLKARLKYDDTLDAFGVHGMAGIWGAIATGLFATKSVNPAGNNGLFYGNPEQLLHQLTGVGTAVLLSGIGTFVILKVMGMFMQLRVSEEEEMMGLDLSFHEEPAYNNENLEKVEEHKNISGM